The stretch of DNA GAGGAGAAGTATAAAAGAATGAGGAAGGAAAAGACATTCCCTTTTTTCGCTTATTATCCTCACGCCCTTTATGACGGTGATGATGATGATGATGAGAGTAGCGATTATGAGGTTGGTTTTATAGATCTCTCCAGGCAGAATCAGGTTTAAGAGAATGACAGCGAGGATGAGATAAAAGATGAATTTATCCTCCATTTTCCTTCCTAATGATAGCAATAAAAGGGCAAAAAAAAACAGCCCCTTTACGCTCTTAAAGGGGCTGTTTTGGCTTCAAGATCAGGTCTGGACGCCCTGCGGATATACGGTGAACTGCCCATCGAAGAAGATGATGTCATCGTCGAAGCTGGTGGTGGTGTGGGGAGTAGCAGTCCAGGTTGGGGTGCTGCCATCACGACCACCAGAACCCAGGGAGTAATCCTGCTGGGAAGAGGTAGCGACATAGTGAAGAGCATTGCCCCAGCCGTCGAGGGTGGGGACCCTTCTCATATAGGTCGGCTGGAGATAGAGCAGATTGGCATCACCTGTCTGGGGATACTTGTTGTAGTCGATCTGATAGGTCTCAAGCGCAGTTCCTATCGATCTCATATCAGCCATCGTTCTCTTCTGTTTCGACCTCTGAATAGCACTCAGAAGGGACGGAACTGCAATTACCGCGATGATCCCGATAATCGCCACCACGATCAAGAGCTCAATCAGGGTAAAACCTTTTGAATTCTTTCTCGCTAATTTGATTAACACCTTCTCTCACCTCCCTTTTTAAGGGTTAAAACCTTCCACCCTTTATTCTTAAGCAAGCTTTATGCCATTATTAAAAACCACCTCATTTATAAGATACATCTTAAATTTAATGAAAACAAGAGCTTTTTGGAAGATCCCTCCTCCCCTTAATGAGAAAGAGGCTAAAAGTGACGAAATTTGTCACTTATCAGTTGACGAAATCTGTCAACAACGCCTATCTTTTTCCTCTCCCTACCCTTTACAAGGAGGGTTATTACAATTCCCAATGCAATGAAGGAGATAATCGCCCCATAAAGGAAGTTGAGAGGACGATAGCGAAGAAAAACCTTGTGTTTTCCCGGAGGGAGGAGAACGCCCTGAAAGAGGTAGTTTACCCTTATTAGTTTTGACTCCTTTCCATCCACCAATACCTCCCAGCCGGGGTAGTAGGTTTCGTTCACCACGAGCAGCCTTTTTCCCGGAGCGTTGGTTTTTATAATTATTCTTCCCGGTTGATAGCTTACGAGAATCGCTTCCCCTCCTTTTTCTTCTCTAAGTAAGTCCATCTTCTCCTCAGCTGGAACTACCGCCGCTTCACCCTTTGCCACCTCGGGTGAGAGGAGCAGGGAAAGTTCCTCTTCTTTTGATCTCGCTTTAATCAGTTTTTCCACTAAATAACAGCGGGGGAGAACGGAGTTATTGATATATATCTTGAGACTTATGTTCGCTCGGGGATAGTATTCGGATAGAAGCTTAAGGGAGGGGGAGTTTAAATGTTTGAAAGTTAGCAGGTAGCGCACATTGGTGAGGGAGAGAAGCTTTACCCGGTCGCTTTCGGGGAGGGAGTCGAAGAAGTTGAGGAGGTCAATATATCTGCTGAGGTTCGATTTGTCTATCTTGGTGTCGAAGGCGTAGGCAAGGTGGTGAGTAACCCCGGTTGCCGGACGGAGGACATCCCGTTCCCATACGAAACCCCACTCGAGAGAAGGACTGGGTAGGGCAAGCCCTATATGGGGTGGTCTCTTATCCCGGAAGATGCGGAAGGGTTTTTTATTATTCTCCCGTTCTATTAGGGTGACCGCCCGGGGCTTATAGGTGAAGAATTCAGGGGCTATGGTGGGGTTTATCCCGCAGTTGGCGGAGAAGAGATCCACTATCACCAAGCCGGTAGCCAAGCCGAAGGTGAGGAGTGAAGGGAATTTCTTCTTCTCCGAGAGGTAGATGATCCCGAACCCAGCGCTGGCTATGATTATCGCTCGGGATAAGCCCCTCATCACTATTTTGAAAGCGAGTTTAGAAAAGAAAGGAGCGCTTCCCCTTGGAATGTAGATCCGGCTAATGAGGGTTTCGATTAGCCCAGGTTTTATCTTTCCGATGATATAAATTGTTCCCAAGCCGAAAATCACGATGGCAAGAATGAGGAGGCAGAGATTTAGTATTCTTTTTTCCGTTTCCCTCTTCCTGAAGAGAAGCACCTCAAGCCCTATCCCAGAGAGAAGGGCAAGGGAGAGGATGGTGAGGTAAAACGATTTTCCGGGGTAGCGGAGGCTCTTTAGAAGAGGAAGGTGGGGATAGATCTTTTCAGCATAAGGGATATATCTTCCCAAGGAGAGAAGGAAACCGAGGGCTCCCAGCCCAGTGAAGAATAATGCCTTTCTCCTTCCTCGGAGGATGGCGATGATGGCTAAGGCGAGAGGGAAAGCACCGATATAGATACCCAAGATTAGGGGATAACCCCGATCGAAGAAAACCCTACCCCAGAATTCGGTGAAGTAGCGGTTGGTAGGACTTCCGAAGAAATTTGGTACCAGGAGTTCGATCAATCTCTTTGGGTTGAAGGAGAAACGGAACAGTTCCGAGTTTGGCAACCTAGCCCAGCGCATTGAATGGCGAAAGAGCTTCAAGGCAGGAAGAAGGAGGATAGACGAAAGGAGGAAGGATATTACCCCTCCAGCGAGGAGATAGGCGATATTTCCTCCTCGCTTGGCAAGGGGGGTCCTCTCCTCCTTTATGGGAAATAAAGCGTAAAAGCCGAGGAGGATGAAGATGAGAAGAAGGGCTACATACTCTCCTCCAAGCGTCGCTAAAGCGAGGACCAAGGAGAGGAGAATGAGCTCTCTACGCTTTCTCCCTTCAATCAAACGGATAAAGAGAAAGAGAGCAAGCGGAGCCCAGGTGATGGTAAAGAGGGTATTTATGATGTTGCCCAGGGAGAGGATGAATCCACTGAAGGTGTAAACCGAGGCGGCGAAGAAAGCCCCCTCGCTCTTCAAACCGATCTCCTTGGCGAGGAGGAAGAGAAAGAGACCTCCAGCGAAGAAGTGAAGGATGATGAGCAGAGTGAGGGTATGGGGGGTAGGTAGGAGATAGAAAAGGATCATAGGGGGGTAAAGGAGGCTGTAGTTGGGATCAGCGAGGAGTGGTTCCCCAAATGCTTGGTAGGGATCCCATAAAGGAAGGTTCCCCTTCCTTATCATCTCCGCTGCTGCTTTTTCTATTGGGTAGTGGTTCTGGAATATATCGCGAAGGTAGAAAACCTCTCCTTGAAAGAGGGAATAAAAAAAGAACAAAGAAAGCAATATCAATCCCAAGGCTAAGAAGAATATCCGTTCCTCTTTTTCCCTCATCGTTGATTCAGGTTGTATTTCTTCACGAAATAGCGAAAAGAGCGGAAGCTCATCCCGAGGAGTTCCGCCGCCTTCTTCTGCACCCCACCGGTTTTTGCCAAGGCGAGGCTCATAAACTCCTTCCGTATCTCGGTGAGGTGTTTCTCAAGGTCTATCCCCCCTTCGGGGAGGACGATCCCTTCTTTAGGGAATTCTGTTTCCCTCCGTATCTGCTCTGGGAGACGCTCAGGAACGATGTATTCCCCGGTTTCCAAAGCTACTGCCCGTTCGATGGCGTTCTCGAGCTCCCGCACATTTCCGGGCCAATGGTAGCGGAGGAGTAACTCCTTTACTTCCGGGGTGAACCCTTTTATATTCTTCCCCGTCTCTTTATTGAATTTGGCGAGGAAATGGTCCGCCAGAAGAAGGATGTCTTCCTTTCTCTCCCGCAACAGGGGGAGTTTTATCTCGATGACATTTATCCTGTCGAAGAGATCATCACGAAAGGAACCAGAGGAGACCAGTTTTCGCAGGTCTTTATTGGTAGAGGCGATTACCCGTACATCTACCTTTATCTCCTTGGTACCTCCCACCCTCCTTATCGTCTTCTCCTGGAGCACCCGGAGGAGTTTAGCCTGCATCCGCAGAGGCATCTCGCTTATCTCATCGAGGAGGATGGTTCCCTTGTCGGCTACCTCAAACAGCCCCTTCTTATCGGAGAAGGCGGAGGTGAATGCCCCTTTCATATGCCCGAAGAGTTCCGATTCCAGAAGCTCCTCGGATAGGGCAGCGCAGTTTATAGACACGAAGGGGAATTCGCGACGGGGGG from Acidobacteriota bacterium encodes:
- a CDS encoding YfhO family protein, producing the protein MREKEERIFFLALGLILLSLFFFYSLFQGEVFYLRDIFQNHYPIEKAAAEMIRKGNLPLWDPYQAFGEPLLADPNYSLLYPPMILFYLLPTPHTLTLLIILHFFAGGLFLFLLAKEIGLKSEGAFFAASVYTFSGFILSLGNIINTLFTITWAPLALFLFIRLIEGRKRRELILLSLVLALATLGGEYVALLLIFILLGFYALFPIKEERTPLAKRGGNIAYLLAGGVISFLLSSILLLPALKLFRHSMRWARLPNSELFRFSFNPKRLIELLVPNFFGSPTNRYFTEFWGRVFFDRGYPLILGIYIGAFPLALAIIAILRGRRKALFFTGLGALGFLLSLGRYIPYAEKIYPHLPLLKSLRYPGKSFYLTILSLALLSGIGLEVLLFRKRETEKRILNLCLLILAIVIFGLGTIYIIGKIKPGLIETLISRIYIPRGSAPFFSKLAFKIVMRGLSRAIIIASAGFGIIYLSEKKKFPSLLTFGLATGLVIVDLFSANCGINPTIAPEFFTYKPRAVTLIERENNKKPFRIFRDKRPPHIGLALPSPSLEWGFVWERDVLRPATGVTHHLAYAFDTKIDKSNLSRYIDLLNFFDSLPESDRVKLLSLTNVRYLLTFKHLNSPSLKLLSEYYPRANISLKIYINNSVLPRCYLVEKLIKARSKEEELSLLLSPEVAKGEAAVVPAEEKMDLLREEKGGEAILVSYQPGRIIIKTNAPGKRLLVVNETYYPGWEVLVDGKESKLIRVNYLFQGVLLPPGKHKVFLRYRPLNFLYGAIISFIALGIVITLLVKGRERKKIGVVDRFRQLISDKFRHF
- a CDS encoding type II secretion system protein GspG; this translates as MKLARKNSKGFTLIELLIVVAIIGIIAVIAVPSLLSAIQRSKQKRTMADMRSIGTALETYQIDYNKYPQTGDANLLYLQPTYMRRVPTLDGWGNALHYVATSSQQDYSLGSGGRDGSTPTWTATPHTTTSFDDDIIFFDGQFTVYPQGVQT
- a CDS encoding sigma-54-dependent Fis family transcriptional regulator, with protein sequence MSKAKLMVVDDEESIRHFLSLMLKKQGFEVKTAKSAFEALSFLEENEIDLAICDLKMPKMDGIALLKEIKKYSPETIVIMITAYATTKTAVQALKAGAYDYITKPFDIEELTLIIEKALEKKRLEEENIYLRRELIEKYRFGNLMGKSKKMIELYRLIEQVAPTNSTVLITGARGTGKELVAKAIHYNSPRREFPFVSINCAALSEELLESELFGHMKGAFTSAFSDKKGLFEVADKGTILLDEISEMPLRMQAKLLRVLQEKTIRRVGGTKEIKVDVRVIASTNKDLRKLVSSGSFRDDLFDRINVIEIKLPLLRERKEDILLLADHFLAKFNKETGKNIKGFTPEVKELLLRYHWPGNVRELENAIERAVALETGEYIVPERLPEQIRRETEFPKEGIVLPEGGIDLEKHLTEIRKEFMSLALAKTGGVQKKAAELLGMSFRSFRYFVKKYNLNQR